In a genomic window of Sus scrofa isolate TJ Tabasco breed Duroc chromosome 4, Sscrofa11.1, whole genome shotgun sequence:
- the SHARPIN gene encoding sharpin isoform X5 produces MAPPAGGAAASSDPGSPAVLLAVHAAVRPLGAGPDAEAQLRRLQLSADPERPGRFRLELLGAGHGAVGLEWPLESVYYNVRGPSQHELQPPPGGPGTLGLHFTDPQEAQRWAALVRSATMEGQNGLPPALGPDTCPVSPPSPLEVPTPKAPQPKVHLPWSPGDLLEKEELAGRLAQAIESGDEKRAAEAAATLAQHHAALRIQLQEACFPPGPVRSTPTAPSGPSRSSAGSLGGACVPLSAALLPMGSGGTGTRPFSTCFQPPEKPQDAILSAPIRRRGTWAACFLSPWGCPEPLSLPAPASPPPFSPAGPALPAPSSTPRADPAVRCVPPRGPGLGTPFPQPPPSRSQGERTARGPWTPF; encoded by the exons ATGGCGCCTCCAGCGGGCGGCGCGGCCGCCTCCTCGGACCCGGGCTCGCCGGCGGTGCTCTTGGCCGTGCACGCCGCGGTGAGGCCGCTGGGCGCGGGGCCGGACGCCGAGGCGCAGCTGCGGAGGCTGCAGCTGAGCGCGGACCCCGAGCGACCGGGGCGCTTCCGGCTGGAGCTGCTGGGCGCGGGACACGGGGCG GTAGGTTTGGAGTGGCCCTTGGAGTCAGTTTACTACAACGTCCGAGGCCCCAGCCAGCAtgagctgcagcctccaccaGGAGGGCCTGGGACCCTCGGCCTGCACTTCACGGATCCGCAGGAAGCTCAGCGGTGGGCAGCCCTGGTCCGCAGTGCCACCATGGAAGGACAGAATG GCTTGCCCCCAGCCCTAGGCCCAGATACGTGCCCTGTTTCCCCGCCCAGTCCCCTTGAGGTGCCCACACCCAAGGCCCCCCAACCCAAGGTGCATCTTCCCTGGAGCCCTGGAGACTTGTTGGAGAAAG AAGAGCTGGCAGGGCGCCTGGCTCAGGCCATAGAAAGTGGGGATGAGAAGCGGGCAGCCGAGGCAGCCGCCACCCTGGCCCAGCACCACGCGGCCCTCAGGATCCAGCTGCAGGAGGCCTGCTTCCCGCCTGGCCCCGTCAG GTCCACCCCCACTGCACCGTCAGGGCCCTCCAGGAGCAG CGCTGGGTCATTGGGAGGTGCCTGTGTGCCCCTGAGTGCAGCCTTGCTTCCTATGGGGTCCGGAGGGACGGGGACCCGGCCTTTCTCTACCTGCTTTCAGCCCCCCGAGAAGCCCCAG GACGCAATCCTCAGCGCCCCCATAAGACGGAGGGGGACCTGGGCCGCCTGTTTCCTCAGTCCTTGGGGCTGCCCCGAGCCCCTCAGCCTGCCAgctccagcctccccaccccccttcag CCCGGCTGGTCCTGCCCTTCCTGCACCTTCATCAACGCCCCGAGCCGACCCGGCTGTGAGATGTGTTCCACCCAGAGGCCCTGGGCTTGGGACACCCTTCCCACAGCCTCCACCCAGCAG GTCACAAGGCGAGAGGACGGCCCGAGGTCCCTGGACCCCCTTCTGA
- the SHARPIN gene encoding sharpin isoform X9: protein MAPPAGGAAASSDPGSPAVLLAVHAAVRPLGAGPDAEAQLRRLQLSADPERPGRFRLELLGAGHGAVGLEWPLESVYYNVRGPSQHELQPPPGGPGTLGLHFTDPQEAQRWAALVRSATMEGQNEELAGRLAQAIESGDEKRAAEAAATLAQHHAALRIQLQEACFPPGPVRLQVTVEDAASSAHVSLQVHPHCTVRALQEQRWVIGRCLCAPECSLASYGVRRDGDPAFLYLLSAPREAPGRNPQRPHKTEGDLGRLFPQSLGLPRAPQPASSSLPTPLQPGWSCPSCTFINAPSRPGCEMCSTQRPWAWDTLPTASTQQVTRREDGPRSLDPLLNLSGNLS, encoded by the exons ATGGCGCCTCCAGCGGGCGGCGCGGCCGCCTCCTCGGACCCGGGCTCGCCGGCGGTGCTCTTGGCCGTGCACGCCGCGGTGAGGCCGCTGGGCGCGGGGCCGGACGCCGAGGCGCAGCTGCGGAGGCTGCAGCTGAGCGCGGACCCCGAGCGACCGGGGCGCTTCCGGCTGGAGCTGCTGGGCGCGGGACACGGGGCG GTAGGTTTGGAGTGGCCCTTGGAGTCAGTTTACTACAACGTCCGAGGCCCCAGCCAGCAtgagctgcagcctccaccaGGAGGGCCTGGGACCCTCGGCCTGCACTTCACGGATCCGCAGGAAGCTCAGCGGTGGGCAGCCCTGGTCCGCAGTGCCACCATGGAAGGACAGAATG AAGAGCTGGCAGGGCGCCTGGCTCAGGCCATAGAAAGTGGGGATGAGAAGCGGGCAGCCGAGGCAGCCGCCACCCTGGCCCAGCACCACGCGGCCCTCAGGATCCAGCTGCAGGAGGCCTGCTTCCCGCCTGGCCCCGTCAG GCTACAGGTCACGGTTGAAGACGCTGCATCCTCTGCCCATGTCTCGCTGCAGGTCCACCCCCACTGCACCGTCAGGGCCCTCCAGGAGCAG CGCTGGGTCATTGGGAGGTGCCTGTGTGCCCCTGAGTGCAGCCTTGCTTCCTATGGGGTCCGGAGGGACGGGGACCCGGCCTTTCTCTACCTGCTTTCAGCCCCCCGAGAAGCCCCAG GACGCAATCCTCAGCGCCCCCATAAGACGGAGGGGGACCTGGGCCGCCTGTTTCCTCAGTCCTTGGGGCTGCCCCGAGCCCCTCAGCCTGCCAgctccagcctccccaccccccttcag CCCGGCTGGTCCTGCCCTTCCTGCACCTTCATCAACGCCCCGAGCCGACCCGGCTGTGAGATGTGTTCCACCCAGAGGCCCTGGGCTTGGGACACCCTTCCCACAGCCTCCACCCAGCAG GTCACAAGGCGAGAGGACGGCCCGAGGTCCCTGGACCCCCTTCTGAACCTCTCCGGGAACCTGTCCTGA